From one Pseudomonas sp. B21-048 genomic stretch:
- a CDS encoding alpha/beta hydrolase — translation MGACESNRHLVDDGVMMLRVLALSLTLFTGFAQATVLQRPITLDTGSDELFGSLLLPKSDTPVPVVLIISGSGPTDRDGNNPDGGRNDSLKRLAWVLAKHNIASVRYDKRGVAASLAATPDERNLSVEAYVADAEAWGQKLKADPRFGKLILLGHSEGALIASLAAPNVNAAAVISMSGSARPIDQVLRQQLSNRLPPPLMLRSNELLDSLKAGHTDDNVPPQLQVIFRPSVQPYLISLFRQDPAAAFAKLKMPALIIQGSNDIQVGVGDAKALKAAKPDAELVLIEGMNHVLRIVPNDVKRQLASYKDPQLPLAAELGARILGFIEGLRSS, via the coding sequence ATGGGTGCCTGCGAGTCCAACCGGCACCTTGTTGATGATGGCGTGATGATGCTGCGAGTTCTAGCCTTGAGCCTTACCTTGTTTACCGGCTTTGCACAGGCCACTGTCCTGCAACGCCCGATCACATTGGACACGGGCAGCGACGAGCTTTTCGGCTCGCTGTTGCTGCCCAAGTCCGACACGCCTGTGCCGGTTGTCCTGATCATTTCCGGCTCCGGTCCTACGGATCGTGACGGAAACAACCCCGACGGCGGACGCAACGACAGCCTCAAACGGCTGGCCTGGGTGCTGGCCAAACACAACATCGCCAGCGTGCGCTACGACAAGCGCGGTGTGGCGGCGAGCCTGGCTGCGACTCCAGACGAACGCAATCTGTCGGTGGAGGCCTATGTGGCCGACGCCGAAGCCTGGGGCCAGAAGCTCAAAGCCGATCCACGCTTTGGCAAACTGATTTTGCTGGGACACAGCGAAGGTGCGTTGATCGCCAGCCTGGCGGCGCCGAACGTCAATGCCGCAGCGGTGATTTCCATGTCCGGCAGCGCCCGGCCGATCGATCAGGTCCTGCGCCAGCAATTGAGCAATCGCCTGCCGCCGCCCTTGATGTTGCGCAGTAATGAACTGCTCGACAGCCTCAAGGCCGGCCACACCGACGACAACGTGCCACCGCAATTGCAGGTGATTTTCCGTCCCAGCGTGCAGCCGTACCTGATTTCGCTGTTCCGCCAAGACCCGGCGGCGGCCTTCGCCAAGTTGAAGATGCCGGCGCTGATCATCCAGGGCAGCAACGACATTCAGGTCGGCGTAGGTGACGCCAAGGCACTCAAGGCCGCTAAACCGGACGCGGAACTGGTGCTGATCGAAGGCATGAACCACGTGCTGCGCATCGTGCCCAATGATGTGAAGCGGCAATTGGCCTCCTATAAAGATCCGCAATTACCGCTGGCGGCGGAACTCGGCGCGCGAATCCTCGGGTTTATTGAAGGACTTCGCTCCAGTTAA
- the prmB gene encoding 50S ribosomal protein L3 N(5)-glutamine methyltransferase, with protein sequence MITSRLRTLRDHIRWAVSRFHGEDLFFGHGTDNAWDEARQLVLGALHLPWEIADSYLDCRLEDDELVNLQRLLKRRIEERIPTAYLLGEAWFCGMSFIVDERVLIPRSPIGELIEKRFEPWLGAEPARILDLCTGSGCIGIACAYEFQNAEVVLADLSFEALEVANQNIERHGVDERVFTVQGDGFDGLPGQRFDLIVSNPPYVDAEDFADMPDEYQHEPELGLACGDDGLNLVRRMLAEAADHLTEKGLLIVEVGNSQVHVEALYPEVDFAWLEFERGGHGVFMLTAEQCRDHQALFASRI encoded by the coding sequence GTGATCACTTCCCGACTTCGTACCCTGCGTGACCATATCCGTTGGGCCGTCAGCCGCTTCCATGGGGAGGATCTGTTTTTCGGCCATGGGACCGACAACGCCTGGGATGAAGCCCGTCAACTGGTATTGGGTGCATTGCACTTACCGTGGGAAATCGCCGACAGCTATCTGGACTGCCGTCTGGAAGACGACGAACTGGTCAATCTGCAACGCTTGCTCAAGCGCCGCATCGAAGAGCGCATTCCGACCGCTTACCTGCTGGGCGAAGCCTGGTTCTGTGGTATGTCGTTCATCGTCGATGAGCGCGTACTGATCCCGCGCTCGCCGATTGGCGAGCTGATTGAAAAGCGTTTTGAGCCGTGGCTCGGCGCCGAACCTGCGCGCATTCTCGATCTGTGCACCGGTTCCGGTTGCATCGGCATCGCCTGTGCTTACGAGTTTCAGAACGCCGAAGTGGTACTGGCCGATCTGTCGTTCGAAGCGCTGGAAGTGGCGAACCAGAACATCGAGCGCCACGGTGTCGATGAGCGGGTGTTCACCGTTCAGGGCGATGGTTTCGATGGCTTGCCGGGTCAACGTTTCGACCTGATCGTGTCGAACCCGCCTTACGTCGATGCGGAAGATTTCGCCGACATGCCGGATGAGTATCAGCACGAGCCGGAACTGGGCCTGGCCTGTGGCGACGACGGTTTGAACCTAGTGCGCCGCATGCTCGCCGAAGCGGCGGATCATCTGACCGAAAAAGGTTTGCTGATTGTCGAGGTGGGCAACAGCCAGGTTCACGTCGAGGCGTTGTACCCGGAAGTCGACTTCGCCTGGCTGGAGTTCGAGCGCGGCGGGCATGGCGTATTCATGCTGACAGCGGAGCAGTGCCGCGATCATCAGGCGTTGTTCGCTTCTCGCATTTAA
- a CDS encoding cysteine hydrolase family protein — translation MSVPKTMFQLSGRGYAAANLGHATLVIIDAQKEYLSGPLALSGMDAAVANIKQLVAAARAAGRPIVHVRHLGTVGGLFDPQGERGEFIPGLEPQGDETIIGKLLPSAFHGTELLERLQNLGSLDLIVCGFMSHSSVSTTVRAAKNLGFRCTLVEDACATRDLPYKGGVLSAEHVQHTEMAIMADNFATLALTRELI, via the coding sequence ATGTCCGTTCCAAAAACGATGTTTCAACTCAGCGGCCGTGGTTATGCAGCGGCCAATCTGGGTCATGCGACCCTTGTCATCATCGATGCCCAGAAAGAATACCTCAGCGGCCCCTTGGCACTGAGCGGCATGGATGCTGCCGTCGCGAACATCAAGCAACTGGTGGCCGCTGCCCGTGCAGCCGGTCGGCCGATCGTGCATGTACGCCACCTCGGCACCGTCGGTGGGCTGTTCGACCCGCAAGGCGAGCGCGGCGAGTTTATCCCGGGGCTTGAGCCACAGGGCGACGAAACCATCATCGGCAAATTGCTGCCGAGTGCGTTTCATGGCACTGAACTGTTGGAGCGCCTGCAGAATCTCGGCTCGCTGGACCTTATCGTCTGCGGCTTCATGAGCCACTCCAGCGTCAGCACTACCGTGCGCGCCGCGAAGAACCTGGGGTTTCGTTGCACATTGGTTGAAGACGCCTGCGCGACTCGCGACCTGCCCTACAAGGGTGGCGTCCTGAGCGCCGAGCATGTTCAGCACACCGAAATGGCGATCATGGCGGACAACTTCGCCACCCTCGCCCTGACCCGCGAACTGATTTGA
- a CDS encoding Smr/MutS family protein: protein MQDDDFSLFKSAIQGVKPIKHDRAETGKPKADRAQIAKLRQAATVRTDATTVDGLSDQFVIDVGPEDELMWARDGVQESQIRKLKIGQIPFEGSLDLHGMSVEKARETLWAFLAEATKFEIRCVRVTHGKAVRLDGKRPMIKSHVNTWLRQHSQVLGFTSCQPKHGGAGAVYVMLKRTMMEGRDE from the coding sequence ATGCAAGACGACGATTTTTCCCTGTTCAAAAGCGCGATCCAAGGCGTCAAGCCGATCAAGCACGATCGCGCTGAAACCGGTAAACCCAAGGCCGACCGCGCGCAAATCGCCAAGCTGCGCCAGGCCGCCACTGTGCGCACCGATGCCACCACCGTTGACGGGCTGTCCGATCAGTTCGTCATTGATGTCGGCCCCGAAGATGAGCTGATGTGGGCCCGCGATGGTGTCCAGGAAAGCCAGATCCGCAAGCTCAAGATCGGACAGATTCCGTTCGAAGGCAGCCTCGACCTGCATGGCATGAGCGTGGAAAAGGCCCGTGAAACCCTGTGGGCCTTTCTGGCCGAAGCGACCAAATTCGAAATCCGCTGCGTCCGTGTCACCCACGGCAAAGCGGTTCGCCTGGATGGCAAGCGGCCGATGATCAAGAGCCACGTCAACACGTGGCTACGTCAACATTCACAAGTGCTCGGCTTCACCTCGTGCCAACCGAAACACGGCGGCGCCGGAGCGGTTTATGTGATGCTCAAACGCACCATGATGGAAGGTCGCGACGAGTAA
- a CDS encoding glutathione S-transferase family protein, with amino-acid sequence MRLHILGPGFSTFVRSVRLYCEEKALDYTHGMHVDGKTITLHNPEHKALHPFGKVPVLLHGERSVIETTTICRYLDEAFAHISLRPADLAQKVKVDQWSAALAMYADDRLIRRYLLLLVSPAQPSRHIDREAVATAEPLAIQTLGLLAKQLDGQQFFCGANYSMADAILTPMLDYLERVPESAQWLRKTSNLRDYLFRMRLRQSGRNVLTEPNFS; translated from the coding sequence ATGAGATTGCACATACTGGGACCTGGATTTAGTACCTTCGTACGTAGTGTCAGACTTTACTGCGAAGAGAAAGCGCTAGATTACACACACGGGATGCACGTGGATGGTAAAACGATCACGCTCCACAACCCTGAACACAAGGCACTGCATCCTTTTGGCAAGGTCCCGGTATTGCTGCATGGAGAACGCAGCGTAATTGAAACAACCACTATTTGCCGCTACCTGGATGAAGCCTTTGCGCATATTTCTCTAAGGCCCGCTGACTTGGCCCAGAAGGTAAAGGTCGATCAGTGGTCCGCTGCTTTGGCGATGTATGCCGATGATCGACTGATACGTCGTTATCTTTTATTGCTGGTTTCACCCGCGCAGCCATCACGTCATATCGATAGAGAAGCTGTGGCTACCGCCGAGCCATTGGCAATCCAAACACTTGGGCTGTTGGCGAAGCAATTGGACGGGCAGCAATTTTTCTGCGGGGCGAACTACAGCATGGCGGATGCCATCCTGACGCCCATGCTCGATTATTTGGAACGCGTGCCCGAAAGTGCGCAATGGCTGAGAAAAACATCAAATCTTCGTGATTATCTTTTTCGCATGCGATTGCGCCAGTCAGGGCGCAACGTGTTGACCGAGCCGAACTTTAGTTAA
- a CDS encoding NADP-dependent oxidoreductase, which translates to MLEEICLSREVILIDHTTGELEAKHFAIVETTASAPGPGEVLVRNRWFRVSISTRLMAEQGAEEVKGIPFPPLNPGDTLADGAIGEVVQAGRGCDLRVGSLVMHSLGWREYAVVPATQCKVINTPTVDPAAWLGHGWTAYAALTQCVQVRPGDTVFVTSGAGAIGSMAGQIARLLGATRVIGSTSGQEKAQWMQTELGYDAVVTRDGGSIREQLAAAAPDGIDVIVDMVGGEQLAAAIEQTREGARCVLLGALTAELNPRNATLKALVEVDTFQLILKGVTVRGFSADEHAPTLFDAWLRQVDTWQHEGLIWLPHTTIKGLDNAPYALQEACAGRLKGLVMVELEAL; encoded by the coding sequence ATGTTAGAAGAAATATGCCTTTCCCGTGAGGTCATTTTGATTGATCACACTACCGGGGAATTGGAGGCCAAACATTTTGCCATCGTAGAAACTACCGCCTCCGCTCCAGGCCCAGGTGAAGTGTTGGTGCGCAACCGCTGGTTTCGGGTATCCATTTCAACGCGCCTGATGGCAGAGCAGGGTGCCGAAGAGGTCAAGGGTATTCCCTTCCCGCCACTCAATCCCGGTGACACCCTGGCGGACGGGGCCATCGGCGAGGTGGTGCAGGCAGGCCGCGGCTGCGATCTGCGAGTCGGCAGTCTGGTCATGCACTCGCTGGGCTGGCGGGAGTACGCGGTGGTGCCGGCCACGCAATGCAAGGTCATAAACACGCCGACCGTCGACCCTGCCGCCTGGTTGGGGCACGGTTGGACCGCTTACGCAGCACTGACGCAATGCGTGCAGGTGCGTCCGGGCGACACGGTGTTCGTCACCAGCGGCGCTGGCGCCATTGGTTCGATGGCCGGGCAGATCGCACGGTTGCTCGGGGCCACGCGCGTTATCGGCAGTACCAGCGGCCAGGAGAAGGCGCAGTGGATGCAGACCGAACTGGGCTACGATGCGGTGGTGACCCGGGATGGCGGCTCGATCCGCGAACAGCTGGCGGCGGCTGCCCCAGACGGTATCGACGTGATCGTCGACATGGTCGGCGGCGAGCAACTGGCGGCGGCCATCGAGCAGACCCGGGAGGGCGCACGCTGCGTGTTGCTCGGTGCGCTGACGGCTGAATTGAACCCGCGCAACGCGACGCTGAAGGCGCTGGTGGAAGTGGACACTTTCCAGCTCATTCTCAAAGGCGTGACGGTGCGCGGTTTCAGCGCTGACGAGCATGCCCCGACCCTGTTCGATGCATGGTTGCGGCAAGTGGATACCTGGCAGCACGAGGGCCTCATTTGGCTGCCGCACACCACGATAAAGGGCCTGGATAACGCTCCGTATGCCCTGCAGGAAGCATGCGCCGGGAGGCTCAAAGGCCTGGTCATGGTTGAACTGGAGGCGCTATGA
- a CDS encoding AraC family transcriptional regulator, producing MSYRFTAADRSAPTRVGQTPWLRSQLPEELGTCFTDQLLFEDGLSVVYSNYHPRHHLVETSTQERQRALTVAIALDGRSSSTASNGQRFDFVSGHSTIAAYGCLHGERHYPANQAIRQVRLIAQEALLHKYGLMGLLEGGAKGQSTHHLFCGKHGAATQRLAESLIHLHDHAGSLLDTHITALGLLSEQISPFTPQQPTTTMAHAQNQDIMMRARGIMMSQYDRPLTVGYLCTAVGTNEFKLKQGFRTLFGTSPHRMLTDIRMAKAWELLETGLQVSTVAYKVGFQHLSSFSSAFERYYGRTAKSVAGPKVNGKE from the coding sequence ATGAGCTATCGCTTCACGGCCGCGGACCGGTCGGCGCCCACCCGAGTGGGCCAAACACCCTGGTTGCGCTCACAGCTTCCAGAAGAACTGGGCACTTGCTTCACCGACCAATTGCTGTTCGAGGATGGCCTATCGGTGGTCTATTCCAACTACCACCCGCGCCATCACCTGGTGGAAACCAGCACCCAGGAAAGGCAACGCGCCCTGACCGTGGCCATCGCCTTGGACGGCCGGTCGAGCAGCACCGCCTCCAATGGCCAACGGTTCGACTTCGTCTCTGGGCATAGCACTATCGCAGCCTACGGCTGCTTGCACGGCGAGCGCCATTATCCGGCCAACCAGGCGATTCGCCAGGTGCGCCTGATCGCCCAAGAAGCGCTGCTGCATAAATACGGCCTGATGGGCCTGCTCGAGGGCGGCGCCAAAGGACAATCGACCCATCACCTATTTTGTGGCAAACACGGTGCGGCGACGCAACGGCTGGCCGAATCGTTGATCCACCTGCACGACCACGCCGGCAGCCTACTGGACACCCACATTACCGCGCTCGGGCTACTGTCCGAGCAAATCAGCCCATTCACCCCGCAGCAACCGACGACGACCATGGCCCATGCACAGAACCAGGACATCATGATGCGCGCCCGGGGCATCATGATGAGCCAGTACGACCGCCCTCTCACCGTCGGTTACCTGTGCACGGCCGTCGGTACCAACGAGTTCAAGCTCAAACAGGGCTTCCGTACCCTGTTCGGGACCAGCCCGCACCGCATGCTTACCGATATCCGCATGGCCAAGGCCTGGGAACTGCTGGAAACCGGACTCCAGGTGTCCACGGTGGCCTATAAGGTCGGTTTCCAGCACCTGTCGAGTTTCAGCTCGGCGTTCGAGCGGTACTACGGACGCACGGCGAAATCGGTGGCGGGGCCGAAGGTCAACGGCAAAGAATGA
- a CDS encoding TetR/AcrR family transcriptional regulator: MPWPATQRATTRQMILNSAARLFALEGFEKVSIDSIMESAGLTRGAFYSHFASKTALYTEAIRNAANAGGAILEEAGKDGLQQVVKDYLRMDHRDASRMHCPLAFMVNDAARQDGAIQESYTQVLAAFITRLESGLKSTTETDTRQHALQIAVGMVGGLALARAVADDQLAQEILTACQQGCLQLVEL; the protein is encoded by the coding sequence ATGCCCTGGCCCGCTACGCAGCGCGCAACCACTCGACAGATGATTCTGAATAGCGCAGCGCGACTCTTCGCACTAGAAGGTTTCGAAAAAGTCAGTATCGATTCAATTATGGAGAGTGCGGGATTGACCCGAGGGGCCTTCTATAGTCACTTCGCATCCAAAACGGCGCTTTACACCGAAGCTATTAGAAATGCCGCGAACGCGGGGGGCGCGATACTGGAAGAGGCTGGTAAAGATGGTTTGCAGCAGGTAGTGAAAGACTATCTCCGCATGGACCATCGGGATGCAAGCCGCATGCACTGTCCGTTAGCCTTCATGGTCAATGATGCTGCTCGGCAGGACGGAGCCATCCAGGAGAGCTACACCCAAGTGCTCGCAGCTTTCATCACTCGCCTGGAGTCCGGACTGAAATCGACGACAGAGACGGATACACGCCAGCATGCTCTGCAAATTGCCGTAGGGATGGTTGGGGGCTTGGCACTAGCTCGAGCTGTGGCCGATGACCAATTGGCGCAAGAAATTCTCACAGCCTGTCAACAGGGATGTTTGCAGCTCGTTGAGCTATGA
- a CDS encoding MBL fold metallo-hydrolase produces the protein MSNVDIHRWRLPSQQVGEFSITAISDGYLGASLDFLANIAPTEAVRLQLAAGISEPASIHINCYLVRGRGRTILIDAGAGGFNQWGGELLANLALAGVQPGDIDTILLTHAHPDHIGGLLNAAGEMAFANAELVVHQRELAFWEDDGHLGQANERARRNFLFARRVFERYRKNLRPFTANDVLPGISAMPLPGHTVGHCGYRFESAAGSLLVWGDIVHFPQIQISRPDVTIAFDHDPLLSAATRTRLLDVASSDNLMVAGMHLGALGFAHIKRSGNTYTIAYET, from the coding sequence ATGAGTAACGTGGACATACATCGCTGGAGACTCCCCAGCCAGCAAGTCGGCGAGTTTTCAATCACCGCCATCAGCGACGGCTACTTGGGGGCGAGCCTGGATTTTCTCGCCAACATCGCGCCAACGGAGGCGGTCCGACTCCAGTTAGCCGCCGGAATCAGCGAGCCAGCGTCGATCCATATCAATTGCTATCTGGTACGTGGGCGTGGCCGAACGATTCTGATCGACGCCGGCGCCGGCGGATTCAATCAATGGGGCGGCGAGTTGCTGGCCAATCTTGCATTGGCCGGCGTGCAGCCCGGTGACATAGATACGATTCTGCTGACCCACGCGCACCCCGACCACATCGGTGGCTTGTTGAACGCAGCGGGAGAAATGGCCTTCGCCAATGCTGAGTTGGTTGTGCATCAGCGAGAGCTAGCGTTCTGGGAGGACGATGGCCACCTTGGCCAGGCCAATGAACGCGCGCGTAGAAACTTTCTGTTTGCACGAAGGGTGTTCGAACGGTACCGGAAAAATCTGCGCCCATTCACCGCCAATGATGTCCTGCCGGGCATCAGTGCAATGCCATTGCCTGGGCATACCGTCGGGCATTGCGGCTACCGATTTGAGTCCGCGGCAGGCAGCCTGCTGGTGTGGGGCGATATTGTTCATTTTCCTCAGATTCAGATTTCGCGCCCCGATGTCACGATTGCCTTCGACCACGACCCACTGCTATCGGCGGCCACGCGAACGAGGCTGCTGGATGTTGCCAGTTCAGACAATTTGATGGTCGCTGGCATGCACTTGGGAGCGCTCGGCTTTGCTCATATCAAGCGCTCCGGGAACACCTACACCATTGCTTACGAAACGTGA
- a CDS encoding sugar ABC transporter: MIYTVECNYADLASEAEWNGFYSLEKLPALISVSGFRSSQRFKALSGACPAYLALHSVDTLAVLHSDEYRQKGGGNFSRWQSHITDWRRNFYAGPDRAIAVGADEFLLVSEQGPHVLIELGLTPLALHAVALDKAPASRWLAKLGCVQARASNLQGLNVYRAMTVQLQS; the protein is encoded by the coding sequence ATGATTTACACAGTCGAATGCAACTACGCTGACCTCGCCAGCGAAGCCGAGTGGAATGGGTTTTACAGCCTGGAAAAACTGCCGGCGCTGATCTCGGTGAGCGGTTTCAGATCCTCACAGCGTTTCAAAGCTTTGAGCGGCGCTTGCCCGGCTTATCTGGCCTTACATTCAGTCGACACCCTTGCCGTATTGCACAGCGACGAGTACCGCCAAAAAGGCGGGGGCAATTTTTCCCGCTGGCAGTCCCATATCACTGATTGGAGGCGCAATTTCTATGCAGGGCCGGACCGGGCAATTGCCGTGGGCGCGGACGAGTTCCTGTTGGTCAGTGAACAGGGCCCTCACGTGTTGATTGAGTTAGGCCTTACGCCTTTAGCGCTGCACGCCGTTGCTTTGGACAAGGCCCCTGCAAGCCGCTGGCTGGCTAAACTGGGCTGCGTTCAGGCCAGGGCCAGTAATCTGCAGGGGCTGAATGTATATCGCGCCATGACCGTGCAGTTACAGTCATGA
- a CDS encoding LysR substrate-binding domain-containing protein codes for MRRKLPSNAALIAFETAARHGSFARAANELALTEGAISRQIGRLEAFLGVTLFERVGNRVRLLPNGERYAAQVRELLDRLDRDSQYLMGQPKNGASLDIAVSPTFALRWLIPRLSGFSQQHPNICVHLSERMEPFVLAGSGFDAAIHFEHPAWTGTHTHPLLNEVLIPVCHPELLNQGNQATALDSLPRLHRRQNPDAWQRYAQETGIVLSNPAMGARYDLHAMLIEAALAGLGVALVPRLYVEAELAQGRLVAPWPQEKNVAKTFCLVLPEPLELSRAPIQAFAHWLLEEAQVK; via the coding sequence ATGCGTCGAAAGCTCCCTAGTAACGCTGCCCTGATTGCCTTTGAAACAGCAGCCCGCCATGGCAGCTTCGCCCGTGCCGCAAATGAATTGGCCTTGACTGAGGGCGCAATCAGTCGGCAGATAGGCCGCCTGGAAGCCTTTCTGGGCGTCACCCTATTCGAGCGCGTTGGCAACCGCGTGCGGCTCTTGCCTAACGGTGAGCGCTACGCGGCGCAAGTGCGCGAACTACTCGACCGCCTCGACAGGGACAGCCAGTATTTGATGGGCCAGCCCAAAAACGGCGCAAGCCTGGATATCGCCGTCAGCCCAACCTTTGCCCTGCGCTGGCTAATCCCTCGGTTGTCTGGCTTTAGCCAGCAACACCCGAATATCTGCGTACACCTCTCGGAACGCATGGAGCCGTTCGTGCTTGCCGGTAGCGGCTTTGATGCCGCCATCCATTTTGAACACCCGGCCTGGACAGGCACGCACACGCACCCCCTGTTAAACGAAGTGTTAATTCCGGTTTGTCACCCTGAGCTCCTAAATCAGGGCAACCAGGCAACGGCTCTGGATTCACTGCCGCGATTACACCGACGACAGAACCCGGATGCGTGGCAACGCTATGCCCAGGAAACCGGGATTGTCCTGAGCAACCCAGCGATGGGCGCCCGCTACGATTTGCATGCGATGTTGATTGAGGCCGCACTGGCTGGTCTCGGTGTGGCACTCGTACCGCGCCTGTACGTGGAAGCCGAGCTGGCGCAAGGTCGGCTGGTTGCGCCATGGCCGCAGGAGAAGAATGTCGCCAAGACCTTCTGTCTCGTGTTACCTGAACCCCTTGAGCTGAGCCGCGCGCCCATCCAGGCATTTGCGCATTGGCTGTTGGAGGAGGCGCAGGTGAAGTAG
- a CDS encoding IS1182 family transposase: protein MKRFIQGEHRGQGTLLPESLDDYVSDTNPVRVVDVFVDELDLVNLGFEGAIPADTGRPAYHPAILLKIYIYGYLNRIQSSRRLEREAQRNVELMWLTGRLMPDFKTIANFRKDNSKAIRGVCRQFVVLCQQLGLFGENLVAIDGSKFKAVNNRDRNFTSAKLKRRMEEIESSISRYLTALDAADRQEPTASEPSAVRLEEKIAKLKTQMKELQAIEIQLNESPDKQVSLTDPDARSMMTRGTGIVGYNVQTAVDTQHHLIVAHEVTNVGSDHDQLNSMAKQAREAMASDTLSVVADRGYFKSEQILACHDAGITAYVPKPMTSGAKADGRFNNDAFVYDAAKNEYICPAGEALIWHYSYVEKGLKLHRYWSSKCQGCALKSQCTPSTERRVRRVRRWEHEAVLEEMQLRLSKAPEMMRVRKRTVEHPFGTLKQWMGATHFLTRKLAGVGAEMSLNVLAYNMKRVMKIIGAHGLMKALSA, encoded by the coding sequence ATGAAGCGCTTTATCCAAGGTGAACATCGAGGCCAAGGCACCTTACTTCCCGAGAGTCTCGACGACTACGTCAGCGATACCAATCCGGTGCGCGTAGTCGACGTCTTCGTCGACGAACTAGACCTGGTCAATCTGGGTTTTGAAGGTGCGATCCCAGCCGATACTGGCCGGCCGGCTTACCACCCCGCGATCTTGCTAAAGATATACATCTACGGCTATCTCAACCGCATCCAGTCAAGCCGGCGGTTGGAACGAGAAGCTCAACGCAACGTCGAACTGATGTGGTTGACCGGACGTTTGATGCCGGACTTCAAGACCATCGCTAACTTCCGAAAAGACAACAGCAAGGCCATCCGAGGCGTCTGTCGCCAGTTCGTTGTGCTGTGTCAGCAGTTGGGATTATTCGGAGAAAATCTGGTCGCCATCGATGGCAGTAAATTCAAAGCCGTCAACAACCGCGACCGCAATTTCACCAGCGCCAAACTGAAGCGGCGAATGGAAGAAATTGAATCGAGTATCAGCCGCTACCTGACGGCACTCGATGCTGCCGATCGGCAAGAACCAACAGCTTCCGAGCCCAGTGCCGTGCGGCTGGAAGAGAAGATCGCCAAGCTCAAAACTCAAATGAAAGAGCTTCAGGCGATCGAAATCCAGCTCAATGAATCGCCGGATAAACAGGTCTCACTGACCGATCCAGACGCCCGCTCCATGATGACGCGCGGCACGGGAATCGTCGGCTACAACGTGCAGACAGCGGTCGATACCCAGCACCATTTGATCGTTGCGCATGAGGTGACTAACGTCGGTTCCGACCACGATCAACTCAACTCGATGGCCAAGCAGGCCCGCGAGGCGATGGCGTCAGATACGTTGTCGGTGGTGGCTGACCGAGGTTACTTCAAAAGCGAACAAATCCTGGCTTGTCACGATGCCGGCATCACCGCCTATGTACCCAAGCCGATGACCTCTGGAGCCAAGGCTGACGGGCGTTTCAATAACGATGCCTTCGTCTATGACGCGGCAAAAAATGAATACATTTGCCCGGCAGGAGAGGCGCTGATCTGGCACTATTCCTACGTTGAAAAAGGCCTGAAGTTGCACCGGTACTGGAGTTCGAAATGCCAGGGCTGCGCGTTGAAATCGCAGTGCACACCGAGCACGGAGCGACGAGTTCGACGAGTTCGACGCTGGGAGCATGAAGCCGTGCTGGAGGAGATGCAGCTTCGGCTGAGCAAAGCCCCGGAGATGATGCGAGTTCGAAAACGGACGGTTGAGCATCCCTTCGGGACGCTCAAACAATGGATGGGTGCGACGCACTTCCTGACGCGGAAGCTGGCCGGGGTGGGTGCGGAGATGAGTTTAAATGTGCTCGCCTACAACATGAAACGGGTCATGAAAATCATCGGTGCTCACGGTTTGATGAAGGCGCTGTCGGCATAG